Proteins from a single region of Catenulispora acidiphila DSM 44928:
- a CDS encoding uroporphyrinogen-III synthase encodes MDTTTTASGTAGSPTVTEAGLLPEPLVGCVVAITSDRRREELGAILRRRGAEVMMAPTMRIIPLSDDRVLRAATEECLREPLDYAVATTGIGWRAWISTAEGWGLAEPLTAVLGSATLAARGPKATGAIRQCGMRETYSPPSESSTELLAWLLAQDLAGTRIAVQLHGSADTAFLDALRGAGAEVVPVPVYQWGAPQDTAAVGRLVEAVVRRQVHAVAFTSAPGAAAFLAAAENDGNLPRVIDAMQADVLAACIGPVCAAPLEPHGITPVWPDRGRLGSLARVITQELPPRVRRKLNTPGRDIVVQGNAVLIDGRPVPLSPLPAGVLRELARQPGRVLSRAELLRRVWTGMRRDEHAVEATVARLRTSLGEHADVVATVTKRGYRLAVDPS; translated from the coding sequence ATGGACACCACGACAACCGCATCCGGCACAGCGGGTTCGCCGACCGTCACTGAGGCCGGACTGCTCCCCGAACCCCTGGTCGGCTGCGTCGTGGCGATCACTTCCGACAGACGCCGGGAGGAGTTGGGGGCGATACTGCGGCGGCGCGGCGCGGAGGTCATGATGGCGCCGACCATGCGCATCATCCCGCTGAGCGACGACCGGGTCCTGCGGGCCGCGACCGAGGAGTGCCTGCGCGAGCCGTTGGACTACGCGGTGGCCACGACCGGCATCGGGTGGCGCGCGTGGATCTCGACCGCCGAGGGCTGGGGACTGGCCGAGCCGCTGACGGCGGTCCTGGGCTCGGCGACGCTGGCCGCGCGCGGCCCGAAGGCGACCGGCGCGATCCGGCAGTGTGGGATGCGCGAAACCTATTCGCCGCCGTCGGAATCCTCCACCGAGCTGCTGGCCTGGCTGCTCGCCCAGGACCTGGCCGGCACCCGCATCGCGGTGCAGCTGCACGGCAGCGCCGACACCGCCTTCCTGGACGCCCTGCGCGGCGCCGGCGCGGAGGTAGTGCCCGTGCCGGTGTACCAGTGGGGCGCCCCGCAGGACACTGCCGCCGTCGGCCGCCTGGTCGAGGCGGTGGTGCGCCGGCAGGTGCACGCGGTGGCCTTCACCTCGGCGCCGGGCGCGGCGGCGTTCCTGGCAGCGGCCGAGAACGACGGCAACCTGCCCCGCGTCATAGACGCCATGCAGGCGGACGTCCTGGCAGCCTGCATCGGCCCGGTCTGCGCGGCTCCCCTGGAGCCGCACGGCATCACCCCGGTCTGGCCCGACCGCGGCCGCCTCGGCTCCCTGGCCCGCGTGATCACCCAGGAACTGCCCCCGCGCGTCCGCCGCAAGCTGAACACCCCCGGCCGCGACATCGTGGTCCAGGGCAACGCAGTCCTGATCGACGGCCGCCCGGTCCCCCTGTCCCCCCTGCCCGCCGGCGTCCTGCGCGAGCTGGCCCGCCAACCCGGCCGCGTCCTGAGCCGCGCCGAACTCCTCCGCCGCGTCTGGACCGGCATGCGCCGCGACGAGCACGCCGTCGAGGCGACCGTCGCGCGCCTGCGCACCTCGCTCGGCGAGCACGCGGACGTGGTCGCGACGGTGACGAAGCGCGGGTATCGGCTGGCGGTCGATCCGAGCTGA
- a CDS encoding aminoglycoside 3'-phosphotransferase, whose protein sequence is MTSLSFNNIPPADHPIPDAVRDAAGGRTIVPVWFNEGGSTFRLGDAPDARYAKWAPAGSYLDLAGEAARIRWAGAFVTVPQVVEQAASAEGSLLVTAALEGEMAVTERWKQDPATAVRVIGESLRAFHDALPVDSCPFSFSAELRVAEAVRYAEELKDRTMHPDFAGLTREQALKRVADIPPVDKLVVCHGDTCAPNTLLSADGRFAGHVDLGDLGVADRWSDLAIATWSTTWNYGDGWQEALLEAYGIAPDPERTEYYRLLWEVSY, encoded by the coding sequence GTGACCTCGCTCAGCTTTAACAACATCCCGCCAGCCGACCATCCGATTCCCGACGCCGTCCGCGACGCTGCGGGCGGCCGCACCATCGTTCCGGTCTGGTTCAACGAGGGCGGTTCGACCTTTCGCCTCGGCGACGCTCCGGACGCTCGCTATGCGAAGTGGGCGCCGGCCGGCAGCTACCTCGACCTGGCGGGCGAGGCAGCACGGATTCGTTGGGCGGGGGCGTTCGTGACTGTGCCGCAGGTGGTGGAGCAGGCGGCGAGTGCCGAGGGGTCGTTGCTCGTCACCGCCGCGCTCGAGGGGGAGATGGCGGTGACTGAGCGGTGGAAGCAGGATCCTGCGACGGCTGTGCGAGTCATCGGGGAGAGTCTGCGCGCTTTTCATGACGCGCTGCCGGTCGACTCGTGCCCCTTCAGCTTCTCCGCCGAGCTGCGGGTTGCCGAGGCTGTGCGCTATGCCGAGGAGCTGAAGGACCGCACCATGCATCCTGACTTCGCCGGTCTCACGCGGGAGCAGGCGCTCAAGCGAGTCGCCGACATCCCGCCGGTGGACAAGCTCGTGGTCTGCCATGGCGACACCTGCGCTCCAAACACGCTGCTGTCCGCCGACGGCCGCTTCGCAGGGCACGTAGACCTCGGCGATCTCGGCGTCGCGGACCGCTGGTCGGATCTGGCGATCGCCACCTGGTCGACGACCTGGAACTACGGCGACGGCTGGCAGGAGGCGCTGCTGGAGGCGTACGGAATCGCGCCCGATCCCGAGCGCACCGAGTACTACCGGCTGCTGTGGGAAGTCAGCTACTGA
- a CDS encoding molybdopterin oxidoreductase family protein, with translation MDALSPATRTHCPYCALQCGMELHADAAGTSPLRAAGWDAFQVNRGALCQKGATSTELLNPALRLTAPLLRRTPGAELEPATWDEALDVAAARLTSIAADHGRAAVGVFGGGGLTHEKAYSLGKFARVVLRTPNIDYNGRFCMSAAAAASQRAFGVDRGLPFPLADVAQTDVILLVGSNLADTMPPALRYFTTQRENGGRLIVVDPRRTRTADQADLHLQPVPGTDAALAAGLLHVLIAEHLIDDDFIAARTSGFEEARAEAQRWWPERVEAVCGVPAGDVRAAARMFAGSRGSTGMVLTARGTEQQADGADAVNAWINVALAAGKAGRPYCGYGAITGQGNGQGGREHGQKADQLPGYRKITDPAAREHVAEVWGISPDALPGPGRPAVELLASCGADIRALLVAGSNPVVSAPDAEFVTSRLRELDFLMVSDVVLSETAALADVVFPVTQWAEETGTVTNLEGRVLLRRQAVAPPDGVRSDLDVMGGLAERLGWPGFLTAPAKVFTELALASAGGVADYSGLSHERLDATSEGVGLHWPCPTPDHPGTPRMFLDTFGTPDGLARFVPVACEPAVEEPSVDFPYRLTTGRVLAQYQSGAQTRRVPALNAAEPGPFVQLHPDLAAALAVAEGDPVRVTSRRGTAVAAARISDVIRPDTVFMPFHWAGPGRANVLTRRTTDPVSGMPAFKTAAVRVEAAQ, from the coding sequence ATGGACGCGCTCTCCCCGGCCACCCGCACCCACTGCCCGTACTGCGCGTTGCAGTGCGGGATGGAGCTGCACGCCGACGCCGCCGGCACCTCGCCGCTGCGTGCCGCCGGCTGGGACGCGTTCCAGGTCAACCGAGGAGCGCTGTGCCAAAAGGGCGCGACCTCGACCGAACTCCTCAACCCCGCCCTCCGCCTGACCGCACCGCTGCTGCGCCGCACCCCAGGCGCCGAGCTGGAACCGGCGACGTGGGACGAAGCGCTCGACGTCGCCGCGGCACGCCTGACATCGATCGCCGCCGACCACGGCCGCGCCGCCGTCGGGGTGTTCGGCGGCGGAGGACTGACGCATGAGAAGGCATATTCCCTCGGCAAGTTCGCACGCGTGGTCCTGCGGACACCGAACATCGACTACAACGGCCGCTTCTGTATGAGCGCGGCAGCCGCGGCCTCGCAGCGCGCCTTCGGCGTGGACCGCGGTCTGCCGTTCCCGCTCGCCGATGTCGCGCAGACCGACGTGATCCTGCTGGTCGGCTCCAACCTCGCCGACACGATGCCGCCGGCGTTGCGCTACTTCACGACGCAGCGGGAGAACGGCGGTCGGCTGATCGTGGTCGACCCGCGCCGGACCCGGACTGCCGACCAGGCCGACCTGCACCTGCAGCCGGTTCCGGGTACGGATGCGGCGCTGGCTGCCGGATTGCTCCATGTTCTGATCGCCGAGCACCTGATCGACGACGACTTCATCGCCGCGCGCACCAGCGGTTTCGAAGAGGCGCGAGCCGAGGCCCAGCGCTGGTGGCCCGAACGCGTCGAGGCGGTGTGCGGGGTTCCGGCAGGGGACGTGCGCGCGGCGGCGCGGATGTTCGCCGGGAGCCGCGGTTCCACGGGCATGGTCCTCACCGCGCGCGGCACCGAACAGCAGGCAGACGGCGCCGACGCCGTGAACGCCTGGATCAACGTGGCGCTCGCGGCGGGCAAAGCGGGACGTCCCTATTGCGGCTACGGCGCGATCACCGGCCAGGGCAACGGCCAGGGCGGTCGGGAACACGGGCAGAAGGCCGATCAGCTGCCCGGCTATCGGAAGATCACCGACCCGGCGGCGCGTGAGCATGTCGCCGAGGTGTGGGGGATCAGCCCGGACGCGCTGCCGGGACCGGGGCGTCCGGCGGTGGAGCTGTTGGCATCGTGCGGTGCTGATATACGTGCCCTGTTGGTTGCCGGGTCCAATCCTGTGGTGTCGGCGCCGGATGCGGAGTTCGTGACATCTCGGTTGCGGGAGCTGGACTTCTTGATGGTGTCCGATGTGGTGCTGTCGGAGACCGCGGCGTTGGCGGACGTCGTGTTTCCGGTGACTCAGTGGGCTGAGGAGACCGGGACGGTCACCAACCTGGAAGGCAGGGTTCTGCTACGTCGACAGGCTGTGGCACCGCCTGACGGAGTGCGCTCGGACCTGGACGTCATGGGTGGTCTGGCCGAACGGCTGGGCTGGCCGGGCTTCCTGACCGCGCCGGCGAAGGTGTTCACCGAACTGGCTCTTGCCTCAGCCGGGGGAGTCGCGGACTACTCAGGGCTCTCCCATGAGCGGCTGGATGCGACGTCGGAGGGTGTCGGTCTGCACTGGCCGTGTCCGACGCCCGACCACCCTGGAACACCGCGAATGTTCCTGGACACGTTCGGGACGCCGGACGGCTTGGCACGCTTCGTGCCGGTCGCGTGCGAGCCGGCAGTGGAGGAACCGTCGGTGGACTTCCCGTACCGGCTGACGACCGGCCGGGTGTTGGCGCAGTACCAATCGGGAGCGCAGACGCGGCGAGTGCCCGCGCTGAACGCCGCCGAGCCGGGACCGTTCGTGCAACTGCATCCGGATCTGGCGGCGGCGCTCGCGGTCGCCGAAGGGGACCCGGTGCGAGTGACGAGCCGGCGCGGGACGGCGGTCGCGGCGGCGCGGATCAGCGACGTGATCCGCCCGGACACCGTGTTCATGCCATTTCACTGGGCCGGACCGGGACGCGCGAACGTCCTGACGCGCCGGACGACAGATCCGGTGTCCGGGATGCCGGCGTTCAAGACGGCGGCGGTTCGAGTGGAGGCGGCGCAATGA
- the pcaF gene encoding 3-oxoadipyl-CoA thiolase: MTDAYLVTGTRTPFGRYGGALAPVRPDDMAAHVIRELMAGVPQIPGAAVEEVFLGDANQAGEDNRDVARMALLLAGLPVTVPGATVNRLCGSGLEALVQAARQIRLGEADVVVAGGVESMSRAPFVMGKADTAFARSADVFDTTIGWRFVNTLMKKQYGIDSMPETAENVAADFHVGREDQDAFALRSQERALRAQENGRLAKEITPISISRRKADPVLVDKDEHPRSTSMEALAKLGTPFREGGTVTAGNASGVNDGAVALLVASGEAVERYGLTPLAKVVTSHTAGVEPRVMGIGPVPATRGLLERAKLGIGDIDVVELNEAFAAQSLACLRELGLPDDAAHVNPNGGAIALGHPLGASGARLALTAALELKERQARYAVATMCIGVGQGIAVLLERAA; the protein is encoded by the coding sequence ATGACCGACGCCTACCTCGTCACCGGCACCCGCACCCCCTTCGGCCGCTACGGCGGCGCGCTGGCGCCGGTCCGCCCCGACGACATGGCGGCGCACGTCATCAGGGAGCTGATGGCCGGTGTGCCGCAGATACCGGGCGCGGCTGTCGAAGAGGTCTTCCTCGGGGACGCCAACCAGGCCGGTGAGGACAACCGCGACGTGGCGCGCATGGCGCTGCTGCTGGCCGGGCTGCCGGTGACGGTGCCCGGCGCGACCGTGAACCGGCTGTGCGGCTCCGGGCTGGAGGCGCTGGTGCAGGCCGCGCGGCAGATCCGGCTCGGTGAGGCGGACGTCGTGGTGGCCGGCGGGGTGGAGTCCATGTCGCGGGCGCCGTTCGTGATGGGCAAGGCCGACACCGCCTTCGCCCGCAGCGCCGACGTCTTCGACACCACCATCGGCTGGCGCTTCGTCAATACCCTGATGAAGAAGCAGTACGGCATCGACTCCATGCCCGAGACCGCCGAGAACGTCGCCGCCGACTTCCATGTCGGACGTGAGGACCAGGACGCGTTCGCCCTTCGCTCGCAGGAACGCGCGCTGCGTGCTCAGGAGAACGGCCGGCTGGCCAAGGAGATCACGCCGATCAGCATCTCCCGCCGCAAGGCCGATCCGGTCCTCGTCGACAAGGACGAGCACCCGCGCAGCACCTCGATGGAGGCGCTCGCCAAGCTCGGCACGCCGTTCCGCGAGGGCGGGACCGTCACCGCCGGCAACGCCTCCGGCGTCAACGACGGCGCGGTGGCGCTGCTCGTCGCCTCCGGCGAGGCCGTCGAGCGCTACGGGCTCACGCCGCTGGCGAAGGTCGTCACCTCCCACACCGCCGGCGTCGAGCCGCGCGTCATGGGCATCGGCCCGGTCCCGGCCACGCGCGGGCTGCTGGAGCGCGCGAAACTGGGGATCGGCGACATCGACGTCGTCGAGCTCAACGAGGCCTTCGCCGCGCAGTCGCTGGCCTGCCTGCGCGAACTCGGGCTGCCCGACGACGCCGCGCACGTGAACCCCAACGGCGGCGCGATCGCCCTCGGCCACCCGCTCGGTGCCTCCGGCGCGCGGCTGGCGCTCACCGCGGCGTTGGAGCTGAAGGAGCGTCAGGCGCGCTACGCCGTCGCGACGATGTGCATCGGCGTAGGGCAGGGGATCGCGGTCCTGCTGGAGCGTGCGGCATGA
- the paaN gene encoding phenylacetic acid degradation protein PaaN, which produces MTATAEQFSVRHRETLDRAVEAIRERAFWTPYPEIPKAYGEEAASAGKLAYEGYLNRRFPLAQPGTDELVGAERSPYGVDLGVTYPHPDLDVLLPAMRRAMPKWRDAGPEARAAVLIEALARLNARTHEIAHAVHHTSGQAFGMAFQAGGPHAQDRGLEAVAYAYAAQTAQVAAAEWEKPQGPKPALHMAKKFTAVPRGIGLVIGCNTFPTWNSYPGLFASLATGNAVVVKPHPNAVLPLAISVAVLRDTLAEAGFDPDLVALAVERPGEGLAKTLALRPEIRIIDYTGSTEFGVWLERNAPQAVVYTEKAGINTVVVDSVEDYKGMLGNLAFSFSLYSGQMCTTPQNIFVPREGITAAGEHKSFDDFAADLATAVDKLLGDDARANALLGAVCNPGVTDRLKQAESVGKTVLASHTVANPDYPAAEVRTPLIAAIDITDTDTYTGEWFGPISFLIAADSTDQAIETFRETVRDHGAITAAVYSTDDDTIAKTEQAALDAGVNLSVNLTGAVYVNQSAAFSDFHATGANPAANAALSDLAYVASRFRVVQSRRHI; this is translated from the coding sequence ATGACCGCCACGGCCGAGCAGTTCTCCGTCCGCCACCGTGAAACCCTCGATCGGGCGGTGGAGGCGATCCGCGAACGCGCGTTCTGGACGCCCTACCCGGAGATCCCCAAGGCCTACGGCGAGGAGGCCGCGAGCGCCGGCAAGCTCGCCTACGAGGGCTACCTGAACCGGCGGTTCCCGCTGGCCCAGCCCGGGACCGACGAGCTGGTCGGGGCGGAGAGGTCGCCGTACGGCGTGGACCTGGGCGTCACCTACCCGCACCCGGACCTGGACGTGCTGCTGCCGGCGATGCGGCGCGCGATGCCGAAGTGGCGCGACGCCGGTCCCGAGGCCCGCGCGGCGGTGCTCATCGAGGCGCTGGCCCGGCTGAACGCGCGCACCCACGAGATCGCGCACGCCGTGCACCACACCTCGGGCCAGGCGTTTGGCATGGCTTTCCAGGCCGGCGGCCCGCACGCGCAGGACCGCGGGCTGGAGGCCGTCGCCTACGCCTACGCCGCGCAGACCGCACAGGTCGCGGCCGCCGAATGGGAGAAGCCGCAGGGACCGAAGCCGGCGCTGCACATGGCCAAGAAGTTCACCGCTGTCCCGCGCGGCATCGGCCTGGTCATCGGCTGCAACACCTTCCCGACCTGGAACAGCTACCCGGGCCTGTTCGCCTCGCTGGCGACCGGCAACGCGGTGGTCGTCAAGCCGCACCCGAACGCCGTCCTGCCGCTGGCGATCTCGGTCGCCGTCCTGCGCGACACCCTGGCCGAGGCGGGCTTCGACCCGGACCTGGTCGCCCTGGCGGTGGAGCGGCCCGGCGAGGGACTGGCCAAGACGCTGGCGCTGCGCCCGGAGATCCGCATCATCGACTACACCGGCTCCACGGAGTTCGGCGTCTGGCTGGAGCGCAACGCCCCGCAGGCCGTGGTGTACACCGAGAAGGCCGGCATCAACACCGTGGTCGTGGACTCGGTCGAGGACTACAAGGGCATGCTGGGCAACCTGGCGTTCTCCTTCTCCCTGTACAGCGGCCAGATGTGCACCACCCCGCAGAACATCTTCGTCCCCCGCGAAGGCATCACCGCCGCCGGGGAGCACAAGTCCTTCGACGACTTCGCCGCGGACCTGGCCACCGCCGTCGACAAGCTCCTCGGCGACGACGCCCGCGCCAACGCCCTGCTCGGCGCGGTCTGCAACCCCGGCGTCACCGACCGTCTGAAGCAGGCCGAATCGGTCGGCAAGACCGTCCTGGCCTCCCACACCGTGGCCAACCCCGACTACCCCGCCGCCGAAGTCCGCACCCCCCTGATCGCCGCCATCGACATCACCGACACCGACACCTACACCGGCGAATGGTTCGGCCCGATCAGCTTCCTGATCGCCGCCGACAGCACCGACCAAGCCATCGAAACCTTCCGCGAAACCGTCCGAGACCACGGCGCCATCACCGCAGCGGTCTACTCCACCGACGACGACACCATCGCCAAAACCGAACAAGCAGCCCTCGACGCCGGCGTGAACCTCTCCGTCAACCTCACCGGCGCCGTCTACGTGAACCAAAGCGCCGCCTTCTCCGACTTCCACGCCACCGGCGCCAACCCGGCCGCCAACGCCGCCCTGTCCGACCTGGCCTACGTCGCCAGCCGGTTCCGGGTCGTGCAGTCGCGGCGGCACATCTGA
- a CDS encoding 3-hydroxyacyl-CoA dehydrogenase NAD-binding domain-containing protein — translation MAIEANGSLVGVIGAGTMGAGIAQLAVQAGHPVAVYDAVQGAAARAVAGIGKRLDSLAAKGRIAAEEAQAAKDRLSAIEALDALSDAVLVVEAVIEDLGVKQKLFAGLEGIVGPDCLLATNTSSLSISAIAGGLKDPQRLVGMHFFNPAPLMPLVEIIDGLATDPELGTAVAELAEAWGKTTVRCRSTPGFIVNRVARPFYAEALRASEEQAADFATIDAVLRESGGFKMGPFELMDMIGLDVNLAVSTSVWEATGYDPRYTPAWTQKEYVAAKRLGRKSGRGFYEYGEGVDKPAPRYEDTRDVTASGRPRLYRSRGKTATSYGDGRILMDLTLDLAGTPTVALAPAADTPNAALEATIARLQREGKKVVVLEDVPGLVVTRTVARLVNEAVDALYRGDAEEEDIDTAMKLGVNYPRGPLEWGADLGFAYIREVLDNLEDVYRDGRYRASPLLRHLAQADLLMDTPLAHHVGRDFIIDLEQAFQQTQTESQPQTDSQSQTQTQDRQENDNPDKDQP, via the coding sequence GTGGCGATCGAGGCGAACGGATCACTCGTGGGAGTGATCGGCGCCGGCACGATGGGCGCCGGGATCGCCCAACTGGCCGTGCAGGCCGGGCACCCGGTCGCGGTCTACGACGCGGTCCAGGGCGCCGCGGCGCGCGCGGTCGCCGGGATCGGCAAGCGGCTGGACTCGCTGGCGGCCAAGGGAAGAATCGCTGCTGAGGAAGCTCAAGCGGCCAAGGACCGGCTGTCGGCGATCGAGGCACTGGACGCGCTGAGCGACGCCGTCCTCGTGGTCGAGGCGGTGATCGAGGACCTGGGTGTCAAGCAGAAGCTGTTCGCCGGCCTGGAGGGCATCGTCGGCCCGGACTGCCTGCTGGCGACCAACACCTCCTCGCTGTCCATCAGCGCCATCGCCGGCGGTTTGAAGGACCCGCAACGCCTGGTCGGCATGCACTTCTTCAACCCGGCGCCGCTGATGCCGCTGGTCGAGATCATCGACGGCCTGGCCACCGACCCCGAGCTCGGCACCGCCGTCGCGGAACTGGCCGAGGCCTGGGGCAAGACCACCGTCCGCTGCCGCTCCACGCCCGGCTTCATCGTCAACCGCGTCGCCCGGCCGTTCTACGCCGAAGCGCTGCGCGCCTCCGAGGAGCAGGCGGCGGACTTCGCGACCATCGACGCCGTCCTGCGCGAGAGCGGCGGCTTCAAGATGGGTCCGTTCGAGCTGATGGACATGATCGGGCTCGACGTGAACCTCGCCGTCTCGACCTCGGTGTGGGAGGCGACCGGGTACGACCCGCGCTACACCCCCGCGTGGACGCAGAAGGAGTACGTGGCCGCGAAGCGCTTGGGGCGCAAGAGCGGTCGCGGGTTCTACGAGTACGGCGAGGGCGTGGACAAGCCCGCGCCGCGTTATGAGGACACGCGCGATGTGACCGCCTCCGGCAGGCCGCGCCTCTACCGCAGCCGCGGCAAGACGGCGACCTCCTACGGCGACGGCCGGATCCTGATGGATCTCACGCTCGACCTCGCCGGCACCCCCACCGTGGCGCTCGCGCCTGCCGCCGACACTCCGAACGCGGCCCTGGAGGCGACGATCGCCCGGCTGCAGCGCGAGGGCAAGAAGGTCGTGGTGCTTGAGGACGTCCCGGGCCTGGTCGTGACCCGCACCGTCGCACGCCTGGTCAACGAGGCGGTGGATGCGCTGTACCGAGGCGACGCCGAGGAAGAGGACATCGACACCGCCATGAAGCTCGGGGTGAACTACCCCCGCGGACCGCTGGAGTGGGGTGCGGATCTGGGCTTCGCCTACATCAGGGAAGTCCTCGACAACCTCGAGGACGTGTACCGCGACGGCCGCTACCGCGCCTCGCCCCTGCTGCGGCATCTCGCCCAGGCCGACCTGCTCATGGACACGCCGCTGGCGCACCATGTCGGCAGGGATTTCATCATCGACCTGGAGCAGGCCTTCCAGCAGACTCAGACCGAGAGTCAGCCCCAGACCGATAGTCAGTCCCAAACCCAGACCCAGGACCGGCAAGAGAACGACAACCCCGACAAGGACCAGCCATGA
- a CDS encoding TetR/AcrR family transcriptional regulator produces the protein MNTSRTSAASRRITYTPDSLLEVAVAVFNERGYDGTSMEDLARAAGITKSSIYHHVKGKEELLTRGVNRALDALNASLDTLEALPDAGELDRVEQAVFRAVQILVDELPYVTLLLRVRGNTETERAAQARRREIDQRLAGFVERAAAAGALRTDLDPRLASRLVFGMVNSVVEWYRPGPARWSADDVASAVTHLVFDGLRRR, from the coding sequence ATGAACACCAGCCGGACGAGCGCCGCCTCGCGGCGCATCACCTACACCCCGGACTCCCTGTTGGAAGTCGCGGTCGCCGTGTTCAACGAGCGCGGATACGACGGCACCAGCATGGAGGACCTGGCGCGGGCGGCGGGGATCACGAAATCGTCGATCTACCACCACGTCAAGGGCAAGGAAGAGCTGCTGACGCGCGGCGTCAACCGGGCCCTGGACGCGCTGAACGCCTCGCTGGACACCCTGGAGGCGCTGCCGGACGCCGGCGAGCTGGACCGGGTGGAGCAGGCGGTGTTCCGCGCGGTGCAGATCCTCGTCGACGAGCTGCCGTACGTCACGCTGCTGCTGCGCGTGCGCGGCAACACCGAGACCGAGCGGGCCGCGCAGGCCCGGCGGCGCGAGATCGACCAGCGGCTGGCAGGGTTCGTCGAGCGCGCGGCGGCGGCCGGGGCGCTGCGGACCGATCTCGATCCGCGGCTGGCCTCGCGGCTGGTGTTCGGGATGGTGAACTCCGTCGTGGAGTGGTACCGGCCGGGTCCGGCGCGCTGGTCCGCCGACGATGTCGCCTCCGCGGTGACCCACCTGGTGTTCGACGGCTTGCGGCGCCGCTGA
- the paaK gene encoding phenylacetate--CoA ligase PaaK encodes MSSLPEIASRVLDDAERTSVGELRALQTERMAWSLNHAYANVPHYTAAFDAAGVHPRDFKELADLKHFPFTAKKDLRDNYPFGMFAVPREHVARIHASSGTTGKATVVGYTAADLENWASVGARSLRAAGVRPGDRVHVAYGYGLFTGGLGVHYGAEVLGCTVIPISGGQTARQVQLIQDFEPDVICVTPSYLLAIVDEMEKQGIDPASTSLRIAVLGAEPWTDAMRAEIEERLAVHAVDIYGLSEVMGPGVGNEDVAEKDGTYLWEDHFYPEIVDPETGEVLPDGAKGELVFTSLTKQAMPVVRYLTRDLTRLLPGLSRPMRRMERITGRSDDMMIVRGVNLFPSQIEEELLTVAGLAPHFVCVLTRPGRLDELCVRVEAREAEVDRGAAAGRLASGVKERFGVTITVDVLDPGGLERSQGKAQRILDLRGDHT; translated from the coding sequence ATGAGTTCGCTTCCTGAGATCGCCTCGCGAGTGCTCGATGACGCCGAGCGCACTTCCGTCGGGGAACTCAGGGCTCTGCAAACCGAGCGCATGGCGTGGTCGCTGAACCACGCCTACGCCAACGTGCCGCACTACACGGCAGCCTTCGACGCCGCCGGCGTGCATCCGCGCGACTTCAAGGAACTCGCCGACCTGAAGCACTTCCCCTTCACGGCGAAGAAAGACCTGCGCGACAACTACCCTTTCGGCATGTTCGCCGTCCCGAGGGAGCACGTCGCGCGGATCCACGCCTCGTCCGGCACGACCGGTAAGGCGACGGTCGTCGGCTACACCGCCGCCGACCTGGAGAACTGGGCCTCGGTCGGCGCGCGCTCGCTGCGCGCCGCCGGCGTCCGGCCCGGCGACCGGGTCCACGTCGCCTACGGCTACGGCCTGTTCACCGGCGGGCTCGGTGTGCATTACGGCGCCGAGGTGCTGGGCTGCACCGTGATCCCGATCTCCGGCGGCCAGACCGCGCGGCAGGTGCAGCTGATCCAGGACTTCGAGCCTGACGTCATCTGCGTGACGCCGTCGTACTTACTGGCGATCGTCGACGAGATGGAGAAACAGGGTATTGACCCGGCTTCGACCTCGTTGCGGATCGCGGTGCTCGGCGCGGAGCCGTGGACCGACGCCATGCGCGCCGAGATCGAGGAGCGGTTGGCGGTGCACGCCGTCGACATCTACGGGCTCTCCGAGGTGATGGGTCCCGGCGTCGGCAACGAGGACGTCGCGGAGAAGGACGGCACGTACCTGTGGGAGGACCACTTCTATCCCGAGATCGTCGATCCGGAGACCGGTGAGGTGCTGCCCGACGGCGCGAAGGGCGAGCTCGTCTTCACCTCGCTGACCAAGCAGGCGATGCCGGTCGTCCGTTACCTCACGCGTGATCTCACCCGGCTGCTGCCGGGTCTGAGCCGGCCGATGCGGCGGATGGAGCGCATCACCGGGCGCAGCGACGACATGATGATCGTGCGCGGCGTCAACCTCTTCCCCAGCCAGATCGAGGAGGAGCTGCTGACGGTCGCCGGGCTCGCGCCGCACTTCGTCTGTGTCCTGACCCGCCCCGGACGGCTCGACGAGCTGTGCGTGCGGGTCGAGGCGCGCGAGGCGGAGGTGGACCGGGGCGCCGCGGCCGGGCGGCTGGCGTCCGGGGTGAAGGAGAGGTTCGGCGTCACCATTACCGTTGACGTGCTCGACCCCGGCGGCCTGGAACGGTCGCAGGGCAAGGCACAACGCATCCTCGACCTGCGAGGCGACCACACATGA